A region of Rhodospirillales bacterium DNA encodes the following proteins:
- a CDS encoding aminotransferase class V-fold PLP-dependent enzyme, producing MSAKSPDSGTFQKAQRGRHFLQIPGPTNVPDRVLRAMDWATIDHRGPAFQAMAKGLLAKLPAVFRTTRPVVIFPGSGTGAWEAALVNTCSPGDRVLMVETGHFATLWKRLAERLGLVTEFIPGDWRRGVDPATIEAALRADTAKAIRAVCVVHNETSTGVVSDVAAVRRAIDAAGHPALLMADTISSLGSIDFRHDEWGVDVTVAGSQKGLMLPPGLSFNAMSAKAMAASKTAKLPRSYWSWDEQLAMNADGWFPYTPATGLLYGLDAAVDMLLEDGLDAVFARHARHAEATRRAVRGWGLEILCADPSQHSGALTAVMMPAGHDADSFRRVVLDNFDMSLGQGLSKLSGKIFRIGHLGDFNDLMLMGTLSGVEMGLEIAGVPHRAGGAQAAMAHLAATAPKRPARAAVAAS from the coding sequence ATGAGCGCGAAAAGCCCGGATTCCGGCACTTTCCAAAAAGCCCAGCGCGGCCGCCACTTCCTCCAGATACCCGGTCCGACGAACGTCCCCGACCGGGTGCTGCGGGCCATGGACTGGGCCACGATCGACCACCGCGGACCGGCCTTCCAGGCGATGGCGAAGGGCCTGCTGGCCAAGCTGCCGGCGGTGTTCCGGACCACGCGGCCGGTGGTGATCTTCCCCGGTTCCGGCACCGGCGCGTGGGAGGCGGCGCTGGTCAACACCTGCTCGCCCGGCGACCGCGTGCTGATGGTCGAGACCGGCCATTTCGCGACCCTGTGGAAGCGGCTGGCGGAGCGGCTCGGCCTCGTCACCGAGTTCATCCCCGGCGACTGGCGCCGCGGCGTCGATCCCGCGACCATCGAGGCGGCGCTGCGCGCCGATACCGCCAAGGCGATCCGCGCGGTGTGCGTCGTGCACAACGAGACCTCGACCGGCGTGGTGTCCGACGTCGCCGCCGTGCGCCGCGCCATCGACGCCGCCGGCCATCCCGCGCTGCTGATGGCCGACACCATCTCGTCGCTGGGCTCGATCGACTTCCGCCACGACGAGTGGGGCGTCGACGTCACCGTCGCCGGCTCGCAGAAGGGCCTGATGCTGCCGCCCGGCCTGTCGTTCAACGCCATGAGCGCCAAGGCGATGGCGGCGTCGAAGACCGCAAAGCTGCCGCGCTCCTACTGGAGCTGGGACGAGCAGCTGGCGATGAACGCCGACGGCTGGTTCCCCTACACGCCGGCCACCGGCCTGCTCTACGGCCTCGACGCCGCCGTCGACATGCTGCTGGAGGACGGGCTCGACGCCGTGTTCGCGCGCCACGCCCGCCACGCCGAGGCGACGCGCCGCGCCGTGCGCGGCTGGGGCCTGGAGATCCTCTGCGCCGATCCATCGCAGCACAGCGGCGCGCTGACCGCCGTGATGATGCCGGCCGGCCACGACGCCGATTCGTTCCGCCGCGTCGTGCTCGACAATTTCGACATGTCGCTGGGGCAGGGGCTGTCGAAGCTCTCCGGCAAGATCTTCCGCATCGGCCATCTCGGCGATTTCAACGACCTGATGCTGATGGGCACGCTGTCCGGCGTCGAGATGGGGCTCGAGATCGCCGGCGTGCCGCACCGTGCCGGCGGCGCCCAGGCCGCGATGGCGCATCTCGCCGCGACAGCCCCGAAGCGCCCCGCCCGCGCCGCCGTCGCCGCGTCGTAG
- a CDS encoding GntR family transcriptional regulator: MVGTKPVARGGLTESAALRLREMIVDGTLPPGQSLNERLLCAELGVSRTPLREALRWLAGEGLVTMPANRGAVVADPTAEELRCAFDVLGALEGLSGELACVHATPLDLEALRALGGTMQTAFERDDPPAYDQAYRDLHDRLDTAAGNPELTRIRRALEDRLAAARYRTTRDRAKWQRAVEDHAGLVEKLAARDAAAARRLLVAHVGRERDAAVSRAATKKRAAAWRRKRKDAA; this comes from the coding sequence ATGGTTGGAACGAAGCCGGTCGCGCGCGGTGGATTGACGGAATCGGCGGCCCTGCGGCTGCGGGAGATGATCGTCGACGGCACCCTGCCGCCGGGCCAGAGCCTCAACGAACGGCTGCTGTGCGCCGAGCTCGGCGTGTCGCGCACGCCGCTGCGCGAGGCGCTGCGCTGGCTGGCCGGCGAGGGGCTGGTGACGATGCCGGCCAACCGCGGCGCCGTGGTGGCCGATCCCACGGCCGAGGAGCTGCGCTGCGCCTTCGACGTGCTGGGCGCGCTGGAGGGGCTGAGCGGCGAGCTGGCCTGCGTCCACGCCACGCCGCTCGACCTCGAGGCGCTGCGCGCGCTGGGCGGCACGATGCAGACCGCGTTCGAGCGCGACGACCCGCCGGCCTACGACCAGGCCTACCGCGACCTGCACGACCGGCTGGACACGGCGGCCGGCAATCCCGAGCTGACCCGCATCCGGCGCGCGCTGGAGGACCGGCTGGCCGCCGCGCGCTACCGCACCACCCGCGACCGCGCCAAGTGGCAGCGCGCGGTGGAGGACCACGCCGGCCTGGTCGAGAAGCTGGCGGCGCGCGACGCCGCCGCGGCGCGGCGCCTGCTGGTGGCGCATGTCGGGCGCGAACGCGACGCGGCGGTGTCGCGGGCGGCGACGAAGAAGCGGGCGGCGGCGTGGCGGCGGAAGAGGAAGGACGCGGCGTGA